Within Halococcus salsus, the genomic segment TCATCTTCGATGCGGAGGCCACCGAGGCCCTGACCGGGATGACCGTCGACGAGGCCACGGACATGGCGATGGACGCCCTCGATCAGAGCGTCGTCGTCGACGAGCTCCGCGAGCAGGTGCTGGGTCGCTACTACGAGGTCACTGGCCCGGTCGTGGGCGACTATCATCTGGCCAACGAGGTCAGCGAGATCGGCCCGGACGACGCGCTCGAAGCGGATGCCGCGCACGTCTTCGCCGAGCATTTCGAAGCGTAGAGCGGCAACCAGCAGTCGAATTGAAGAAATCGCATTACCAGTAGTTGCGACAAATGGCCTGCACTCGCAGGTCGTTCGGTTCGAGTCGTCGTCGGCCCAGAGCGGCCGCGACAGCAATTTTTCAAGCCCCGTAGGGGTGCAGGGGTCGAAGACGAAGCACCTCGTGCAGTGATTCCAATGAGTCAGAGTGACAACGGTAACAACGGCAGTTCGATGAATCGTCAGGTAGCCAAACGTGCGTTCGCGACCGAGTTCGAAGATGCCTCGCACATCTTCCAGGCCGGGAGCAGTGAGCGGAGTCCGAAGTTCGCGATGCTGCCCTCGGGCGAAGCGGCGAGCCGAGTGCTCATCGTCGGCACGCTCACCGAGTGCGAAGACATCTCGAAGAACTCCGATTCGGAGTACTGGCAGGCCCGCGTGGTCGACCCGACGGGGACGTTCTTCGTCTACGCCGGGAAGTACCAGCAGGAAGCGATGGGCGCGCTCCGAGGCATCGAGGCTCCGGAGTACGTCGCCATCGTCGGCAAACCGCGAAGCTACGAGACGGACGACGGCGACATGCTCGTGTCGGTCACCCCCGAGTCGATCACCACGGTTGAGGAGGGCACGCGGGACCAGTGGGTCGTCGAGACTGCCGAACAGACGCTCGAGCGGATCGACGCGATGGAGGACGTCGACGTTGGTGCGGAAGCCAGCGCGAACATCGAGCGGGCTCACGAAGCCTACGGCGAGGACCTCGACCTCGGTCAGTACGCTCAGGGTGCGAAGGAAGCGCTGGCGCAGGTCGCGGGCATCGACATCGCTGAAAGCGAGGTCGAAGACGACGACGGCGAGGAGGACACCGAGGAGTAGGCAACGAGCCCGCTGGAGTTCCACCCTCTTTTTGGTGTGTTGCCACCCGCTCGCTCGCAGGCTCGCGAGCGTCCTCCCCAGCCTCCTCACTTCCGGTGGTCGTTCGTCCCTCGCACGTTCTCCCGGCAGAGCCGGGATTCATCGCGCGCCTCAGCCCTGTTCCGTCCAAGCGTTTACAGTTCACCGCTGAGAGACGACCATCATGGCAGGCTCCGAGTTCGGGTCAGCGTGGGGGTTGACCGAGCGACCCAGGCGGGCCGAGGTCGCTATGGCGCTACTCTTCGCTATCAATCTCATCGCGACTGCCGCAACCGAGATAGAAATTTCCTGGCTCTGGTTCGCTGTCGGTATTCTTGCTTGGGCGGCGATCGTCGGTCCCATCGGTGCGAGTCGCCTCGGGCGATCCGTCAGTGAGTGGTTCAGGCGGATCGGCGGTGCAGGACGTCTCATCGGAATCGCTGTCGTTATCGGTGTGTTCTGGATAGTAGTGCCAGTTCTCGATTTCTCCCCCGTACCGTTCTACAGCTTCGGCTTTGGTGGGATGTTCGTCATCACCGTGCTCATCCTCGTTCGGTATCTGGCGTCGATACACAGGGGAACTGCACTGGTATAAAGCAGGTCAGCGGAAGAACTGGTAGTTCGTGAGTACCAATCCCACGATGATGAGACTAAAGATGACCCCGATGAGGCTACCCATGCTTCCCGAGAGCACCGAGACCCCGGACTGGACCACGCCGATGGAATACCAGACCAGCGCCAGTACCCAACCCCACAGTTGGAGTGTCCAGAGCCCATACATGATCACGACCTCGCCGGCTATCGCTACCAGCAACACCGCAACATAGAGCGCCTCAAAGTTCGCGAGCAACCAGAACATCAGTATGAACTCGAGGAACACGAGGACGATCCTTGCCCAACAGACCACTCGTATCCCGAGCGGGGGTCGGGCGACCGACTCCGATTCGGTTTCGGGGCTCACGATCCGTCATCACTTCGAGGGGAACGTTAGGTTTCTGGCCGGACTTCGGAACGCTACAGCGCCAGCCGAGGTTTCTTCTCCCTCGGAGGAGTGAAATGTTCGGTAACGACTCCACTGGCGACAGTGGTGTGACGACTGAGAAGCGTACGGTCTGGCCGATCGACCGATCCACGCAGGACACCGAGGATGCGGTCGTCGGGGGATCGCTGATCTACGCCGTGGTGGTTTCGACGAGTCCGTCGGTCGTCGTGTTGGCGCTCTCGGTCGCTGCGCTCGTCGGAGGGTCACTCGATGTGAGGTGTGTCGTACTGGCGGTCGCTCCGTTCGTGGTCCGTGGCTGAGTCTG encodes:
- a CDS encoding nucleic acid-binding protein, producing the protein MSQSDNGNNGSSMNRQVAKRAFATEFEDASHIFQAGSSERSPKFAMLPSGEAASRVLIVGTLTECEDISKNSDSEYWQARVVDPTGTFFVYAGKYQQEAMGALRGIEAPEYVAIVGKPRSYETDDGDMLVSVTPESITTVEEGTRDQWVVETAEQTLERIDAMEDVDVGAEASANIERAHEAYGEDLDLGQYAQGAKEALAQVAGIDIAESEVEDDDGEEDTEE